GAGACGCGAACTGAACTGGGCAATTCCATCAGGCGCCCTGCTGATATTGCTTGTCGACATCACCACCGACTCCAGCGGTCCGGCAGACACTCAACTGATCGGCCGCATCGCCTTTCTTGCCCTGATGGTCGCTTTTGCCCTGCTGCTCTTTCGCCTTTGGAGCAAAAGAAGCCCGATCATGCGGGATTTCCAAAACAGCCGACCGAACGCTGTCTGGCTACAGTTGCATTTCATCTGGTTTCCTCTGAGTCTGCTGTTCCCGCTGTTAATGATCTGGAGTACGACCTATGGCTATTACTACTCATCTCTGGTCATCGCCGACAAAATCAACTGGACACTGGCCACGGTACTCAGCCTGTATCTGATTCGCGAACTGTTTTTGCGCAGTCTTTATCTTTCCGAACGCAAACAGCTCTATACCGAGCATCTACAAAAACATCAGGCCGAACTGGAGCAATTGCACGACGATACCGCTTCCAGCGAATCCGCCATTCCGGAAGAGCCGGAAATGGATTACGAAAAGCTCAGTAAACAAGTGCGCCAGGCACTCAATCTCAGCTTTATACTGGCCTTCATTGCCGCCAACTGGATGATCTGGGGAGAATTGATTTCAGCCCTGAATCTGATCAACGACGCCCCTCTCTCGATCACCAAATCACAAATCATCGATGGCGTCGTACAGCAGGTGCCTCTCACACTGGGCGATCTGGTTATCGGCATTGCCCTCGGAGCCATGACTCTCCTGCTCTCCAAAGACCTGCCCGGACTTCTGGAGTTTCTTCTCCTGCAACACCTGCCGATCAGCCGCGCCGCGCGCTACGCCATTACCTCTTTGACTCAGTACCTGATAGCCATCATCGGCTTTGTCGTCATTTTCCGTGCCCTGGGGATCGAATGGTCCAATATCCAATGGCTGGTCGCCGCACTTTCTGTCGGTCTGGGCTTCGGCCTGCAGGAAATCGTCGCCAATTTCATCAGCGGGATCATTCTGCTTTTTGAACAGCCGATGCGTGTCGGCGACATCGTTACCGTCGACGACGTGACCGGGAAAGTATCGAAAATCCGCATTCGGGCAACCACCATCGTCAATTGGGATCGTCAAGAACTGGTGATACCGAACAAGCAGATCATTACCGGGAAATTCATCAACTGGTCACTTTCCGACTCCATCACGCGAATTAAAATCGATGTCGGAATTGCCTACGGCAGCGATGTGAAGCGTGCGCTGGTGCTAATCAAGGAAGCAGCCAGTCAACATCCGCAAGTTATCAAAGATCCGGAACCTTTCGTCATTTTCGAAAACTTCGGCGACAGCGCCCTGCTTTTATCCCTGCGAGCCTACATCGACGATCTGGAGAAGCTGATTCAAACCCGTTCCGAGCTGAACAATGCCATCAACGACGCACTGAACGGTGCCGGGATCGTCATTGCCTTCCCGCAACTGGACATTCATCTGGATACCGGCCAACCTCTGGAGATTCACCCCCGCAGAACATCCGATCCCTCCGAGACGCCTTCTGCCTGAAAGCACTCCCGACAACAGCACTTGCTTCAGCAGTGCGGTGCCGGAAAAGTCAGAAGAACAAAAAAGCAACCATTATAAAAAACATGCAAGACAATCGCCGGAGCAACCCCGCCGAAGCGATCACGAAAGAAACCGAAAATCAATGACGGAACCAGTACCGCCAAAGACCAGGCGGGCGAGTGCAGCCCCAAATGCATGCCACTGAATAACAGCGACGTCAGCAAATTGGCGAGGCTGAAACCATAATATTCCTGCGCAAAGCGGGTTTTGAGCCGCGTTTGCAACCAGCCGCGAAACGCCAGCTCTTCCAGTACGGGAAAAACCAGTATCGACGCGATTAGTGCCGGACGCCATTCCTGCGGCATACCAGAATAGATGCACAGCCAGTAAATCGCTGCGACAACCAGTCCGCCGCCCATAGCGGCGACAAACAATCGATCCTTGAAACAATTACTGTTTTGACCAATCCAGGCGGATATCAAATTCGTATCGGTGTTCGCCATCCAGAGGCTCGATTTCCGTATCAATTTCACTATAGACATTTTTCGCCGGCTTGATATTGGCATCGCGACCGAAAATAAAGCTCTGATTACGGACAATCGAATAATACGCTTTGTTCAACTTCAAAGCCCGCTCGCGACTAGGGGTAATCAAACTGTAGACGTCTTGCTGTTTGATCAAAGCTTCCTTTGGCGAACCCTGCTCATCAAACCACTTACTCAACATTTCGTCATTCTGGCGAAATTCGTCACCACCTCCGACTCGATGGAAATATTGCAGAAATTCCCCCTCATCCGAACCGACGTTCGGAGCATCCTTCATCCCTTTCAGATCAAGGTACTTCCAACCGGCTTCACCACTGACTTTCCGTGGAAAAGCGAACGTTTGATCAATCGTCGAACCAATACTGGTGTGGCATCCCATGCAAAAATAGGTTTCTTCTTTGGTCTGCTGACGCAATTCCCCGTTCCGATCTTCGATATAGCCCAGCAACATCCAGCCGAACCCGTTATACAAACCCTGCTCCTGAAAGTCAGGATAATAAGGCACCTGACCTTCAATTTTCTCTCCGCGTTCATTATCGTAGGTGCTGTTCAGCGAATTGGCGTTCATAAAGCGGGTTTTCTTCATATAGCGCAACTCCTTCATTCGCGGAGAAGGCGAAATATTTCCCTGATCGTCAACACCGACATAACGCACACTGTGCAGAAATTCCGTACCCAGCGGATAGAGCATATCGACAACCTCTTCGTTTTGTGCCTGACCGACATAGTTCGTACGCTGCAAAATTTTCGATGTCATACCCAGATTTCCATCACCGTCCAGATCCAGCCCGATCTGAGTTTCGTCAACCTGCAGAAGCGTCTCACCGGTTCGCTGAATATTCATCTCCAGTAACGCCAGATTAACCCGATAAACATCTCGGCAATAAGCGCCGGTCGTATCATTGCGGAAGGCTTCCGGCAAACGAATCACCACATCGTCGGTCGAACCGTTTGTCGGCCAGAAAGTGCTGGCAAAAGGCTTGTAATTGAAAGCGATCCAACCGGAATGATCCAAAGCAAACCCCTGG
The nucleotide sequence above comes from Thiomicrorhabdus sp.. Encoded proteins:
- the mrtJ gene encoding JDVT-CTERM system glutamic-type intramembrane protease, whose product is MANTDTNLISAWIGQNSNCFKDRLFVAAMGGGLVVAAIYWLCIYSGMPQEWRPALIASILVFPVLEELAFRGWLQTRLKTRFAQEYYGFSLANLLTSLLFSGMHLGLHSPAWSLAVLVPSLIFGFFRDRFGGVAPAIVLHVFYNGCFFVLLTFPAPHC